The sequence NNNNNNNNNNNNNNNNNNNNNNNNNNNNNNNNNNNNNNNNNNNNNNNNNNNNNNNNNNNNNNNNNNNNNNNNNNNNNNNNNNNNNNNNNNNNNNNNNNNNNNNNNNNNNNNNNNNNNNNNNNNNNNNNNNNNNNNNNNNNNNNNNNNNNNNNNNNNNNNNNNNNNNNNNNNNNNNNNNNNNNNNNNNNNNNNNNNNNNNNNNNNNNNNNNNNNNNNNNNNNNNNNNNNNNNNNNNNNNNNNNNNNNNNNNNNNNNNNNNNNNNNNNNNNNNNNNNNNNNNNNNNNNNNNNNNNNNNNNNNNNNNNNNNNNNNNNNNNNNNNNNNNNNNNNNNNNNNNNNNNNNNNNNNNNNNNNNNNNNNNNNNNNNNNNNNNNNNNNNNNNNNNNNNNNNNNNNNNNNNNNNNNNNNNNNNNNNNNNNNNNNNNNNNNNNNNNNNNNNNNNNNNNNNNNNNNNNNNNNNNNNNNNNNNNNNNNNNNNNNNNNNNNNNNNNNNNNNNNNNNNNNNNNNNNNNNNNNNNNNNNNNNNNNNNNNNNtaaaaatttatttttttcatcccTACCCTCGACCCCATCCACCCACCCACCCCCtacccccccaaaaaaaatgtttttaaaaatattttaaattttaaaatttcattttttttacccCTACCCTTGatcccccaccccaccccactaCTATCCTACCAGCTCCCACCCCACTcccattacaaaaaaaaaaattaagtttgtttttttaaaaaaattcaactttataaattattttctattctagtaaaaactaaaaaatatttcttaaaaattagtaaaatatctacttgtttttcttgaaaaacagttctaggaaaacattttcttttatacCAAACACATTCTAAGAATATATATGCACTCGAATATATCGGCCCTAAATCATACTCCCTTCGTTTCACAGAGAATGACatggtttgacttgacacgatgtttaagaatatcaagatgacttttgaatcttgtgatcctaaattaaagttagatcaaatgtataaaattacccTTTGATCTTATAACCTTAAACTTGTcacgtaaaaaattaaaattaaaatattataaaaaaacagaaatatatcattcttttttaaaagattaaaaaaaaagaaaatcaatattttttaaacaaaaagagTACGTgtcaattattaattttaagttagagaccaaatttaaacattaaagaaagactttcataaaatatatatatatactgaaaaaaaaaatactcccCTTATTACACCATCCACAGACCACAATATCACAATAGGTAGAGAAAGTTCACACAAAAGtagtgagaaaaaaaaatatgaatactCCATCAAAGAAAACTGTtacttcttcttcaaattcaaaAGATGAAGCAATAATTTTATCTCAGCAACTGAAAATGCAATTTCACGGCACCATAAAAGGGGATCTCGAAACCATAGAttcatatatcaaaaaattaaaatccatAGCTGATTCTCTAACGGCAATCGGCAATCCAATTTCAGATCCAGATTTGGTTTTGCAACTTGTAGCTGGTTTGCCTCGTTCTCCATACTTGCTCCTCAAAAACACGATTTCGTCTCAGTTACCTCTTCCGAATTTCTCAGAGGCTTGTTCCATGCTTTACGAATACGAGAAAACAACATCAACTCCTCCTCCTCCACCTCCATCCACCGGAGAAAACAGTAATAGTAATACTGGTAAGAGTACTCTGGAGATGATCCATGATATAGCAAATACTGTGACGAGTGTTGTTCCGATAGCAAGCGAAATTTGTAATGTGATAATTAGACGCTGGTCTGGTAGTGGTTCTTCAGGAACACCAACAAAGGCGACTCCAGGTCCAGGAAATACGAAAAAAGGATCTACcggaggaagaggaagaggaaacAATAACAGAGGCAGAGGCGGAGGCAGAGGAGGATCTTCTACTCGCAATTCTACTGGGAAATA comes from Solanum pennellii chromosome 1, SPENNV200 and encodes:
- the LOC107027478 gene encoding uncharacterized protein LOC107027478 yields the protein MNTPSKKTVTSSSNSKDEAIILSQQLKMQFHGTIKGDLETIDSYIKKLKSIADSLTAIGNPISDPDLVLQLVAGLPRSPYLLLKNTISSQLPLPNFSEACSMLYEYEKTTSTPPPPPPSTGENSNSNTGKSTLEMIHDIANTVTSVVPIASEICNVIIRRWSGSGSSGTPTKATPGPGNTKKGSTGGRGRGNNNRGRGGGRGGSSTRNSTGK